A window of the Canis lupus baileyi chromosome 1, mCanLup2.hap1, whole genome shotgun sequence genome harbors these coding sequences:
- the CCBE1 gene encoding collagen and calcium-binding EGF domain-containing protein 1 isoform X2 gives MRKKCCKGYKFVLGQCIPEDYDVCAEAPCEQQCTDNFGRVLCTCYPGYRYDRERHRRREKPYCLDIDECATSNETLCAHMCINTVGSYRCECREGYIQEDDGRTCTRGDKYPNDTGHEEKSENAVEAGTCCATCKEFHQMKQTVLQLKQKIALLPNSAADLGKYITGNKVLASNAYLPGPPGLPGGQGPPGSPGPKGSPGFPGMPGPPGQPGPRGSMGPMGPSPDLSHIKQGRRGPVGPPGAPGRDGSKGERGAPGPRGSPGPPGSFDFLLLMLADIRNDIAELQEKVFGHRTHSSAEEFPLPQKFSNYPETMDFGSGDEYPKRTETRDLGPTRDFYP, from the exons ATTACGACGTGTGTGCCGAGGCACCCTGTGAACAGCAGTGCACAGATAACTTCGGCCGAGTGCTGTGTACCTGCTACCCCGGGTACCGCTACGATCGGGAGCGACACCGGAGGCGCGAGAAGCCCTACTGCCTGG ATATCGACGAGTGTGCCACCAGCAACGAGAcgctgtgtgcacacatgtgcatcaACACCGTGGGCAGCTACCGCTGTGAATGCCGGGAGGGTTACATCCAGGAGGACGATGGGAGAACGTGCACCAGGGGAGACAAATACCCCAATGACACCG GGCACGAGGAGAAGTCTGAGAATGCGGTGGAAGCTGGAACCTGCTGTGCCACCTGCAAGGAGTTTCACCAGATGAAGCAGACGGTGCTGCAGCTGAAGCAGAAG ATTGCCCTGCTCCCCAACAGTGCTGCCGACCTAGGCAAGTACATCACTGGCAACAAGGTGCTGGCCTCAAACGCCTACCTTCCAGGACCCCCTGGGCTGCCTGGTGGCCAAGGCCCTcctg GCTCACCAGGACCAAAGGGGAGCCCGGGTTTCCCCGGAATGCCAGGCCCTCCTGGACAGCCCGGCCCCCGGGGCTCAATGGGACCCATGGGACCATCTCCCGATCTGTCTCACATTAAGCAAGGCCGGAGGGGCCCCGTG GGTCCGCCAGGTGCACCAGGAAGAGATGGCTCTAAG ggagagagaggggcacctggaccCAGAGGGTCGCCA GGACCCCCTGGTTCTTTCGACTTCCTGCTACTTATGCTGGCTGACATCCGCAATGACATCGCTGAGCTGCAGGAGAAAGTATTTGGGCACCGGACACACTCTTCAGCAGAGGAGTTCCCTTTACCTCAGAAGTTTTCCAACTATCCAGAAACCATGGACTTCGGCTCTGGAGACGAGTACCCGAAAAGAACGGAGACAAGGGACTTGGGACCCACCAGAGACTTTTATCCTTAG
- the CCBE1 gene encoding collagen and calcium-binding EGF domain-containing protein 1 isoform X3, producing MKKCCKGYKFVLGQCIPEDYDVCAEAPCEQQCTDNFGRVLCTCYPGYRYDRERHRRREKPYCLDIDECATSNETLCAHMCINTVGSYRCECREGYIQEDDGRTCTRGDKYPNDTGHEEKSENAVEAGTCCATCKEFHQMKQTVLQLKQKIALLPNSAADLGKYITGNKVLASNAYLPGPPGLPGGQGPPGSPGPKGSPGFPGMPGPPGQPGPRGSMGPMGPSPDLSHIKQGRRGPVGPPGAPGRDGSKGERGAPGPRGSPGPPGSFDFLLLMLADIRNDIAELQEKVFGHRTHSSAEEFPLPQKFSNYPETMDFGSGDEYPKRTETRDLGPTRDFYP from the exons ATTACGACGTGTGTGCCGAGGCACCCTGTGAACAGCAGTGCACAGATAACTTCGGCCGAGTGCTGTGTACCTGCTACCCCGGGTACCGCTACGATCGGGAGCGACACCGGAGGCGCGAGAAGCCCTACTGCCTGG ATATCGACGAGTGTGCCACCAGCAACGAGAcgctgtgtgcacacatgtgcatcaACACCGTGGGCAGCTACCGCTGTGAATGCCGGGAGGGTTACATCCAGGAGGACGATGGGAGAACGTGCACCAGGGGAGACAAATACCCCAATGACACCG GGCACGAGGAGAAGTCTGAGAATGCGGTGGAAGCTGGAACCTGCTGTGCCACCTGCAAGGAGTTTCACCAGATGAAGCAGACGGTGCTGCAGCTGAAGCAGAAG ATTGCCCTGCTCCCCAACAGTGCTGCCGACCTAGGCAAGTACATCACTGGCAACAAGGTGCTGGCCTCAAACGCCTACCTTCCAGGACCCCCTGGGCTGCCTGGTGGCCAAGGCCCTcctg GCTCACCAGGACCAAAGGGGAGCCCGGGTTTCCCCGGAATGCCAGGCCCTCCTGGACAGCCCGGCCCCCGGGGCTCAATGGGACCCATGGGACCATCTCCCGATCTGTCTCACATTAAGCAAGGCCGGAGGGGCCCCGTG GGTCCGCCAGGTGCACCAGGAAGAGATGGCTCTAAG ggagagagaggggcacctggaccCAGAGGGTCGCCA GGACCCCCTGGTTCTTTCGACTTCCTGCTACTTATGCTGGCTGACATCCGCAATGACATCGCTGAGCTGCAGGAGAAAGTATTTGGGCACCGGACACACTCTTCAGCAGAGGAGTTCCCTTTACCTCAGAAGTTTTCCAACTATCCAGAAACCATGGACTTCGGCTCTGGAGACGAGTACCCGAAAAGAACGGAGACAAGGGACTTGGGACCCACCAGAGACTTTTATCCTTAG